Proteins from a single region of Desulfatiglans anilini DSM 4660:
- a CDS encoding aldehyde ferredoxin oxidoreductase C-terminal domain-containing protein yields DDNLPPRFHQEALPEEGKGITEAQMATMLAEYYRVRGWNEAGEPPP; encoded by the coding sequence GACGACAATCTCCCTCCCCGTTTCCACCAGGAAGCCCTTCCCGAGGAGGGCAAAGGGATCACCGAGGCTCAAATGGCCACGATGCTGGCCGAGTACTACCGAGTGCGCGGCTGGAATGAAGCCGGCGAAC